One Mesoaciditoga lauensis cd-1655R = DSM 25116 genomic window, TTGAATATGTCCGATTCTTGAGAAGTTACCACTCTTATCTTCATTTCTTTGCCGGTGTTTAAATCTTTGAGTTTCACAACACTCCCTATATTTATTTCATGAACATTTTTACTTTCTTCTACCACAACGGCATGTGAGAGTATTTCCTCTATTTCGCTTATTCTGCTGTTTATCTTTCCTTGCTCATTCTTTGCCTCATCGTATTCGCTATTTTCGCTTAAATCCCCGTATTCTCTGGCTTCTTTTATCTTTTGGGCAACATCGTTCATCAATCTTTCTCTTAATTCACCCAACTCTTTTTTTAACGATTCATATCCTTCCCTTGTAAGCACGATTTTTTCTTTCATACTTTCCTCCCTTACAGAATTTATTCAACAGAAATAAGATAATAGTAGTGTGCTTGACCACCGTAATACATTTCCACATCCACACTTGGGTATCTTATTTGGATCTCTTTAAAAATCACTTGAGCGTCACTTTCAGTTACGTCTTTTCCATAGAAAAGCGTTATGATATCTGCACTTCCAGCAGAGGCACTATCCAGTGTGCAAAACACGCTTTCGTCCAGCGTTTTTTTCGAGCACACGAGATTTCCATCCACGAACCCTATGTATTCACCTTCTTTGATCTCAGTATCTTTTATCTTGCTGTCCCTTATAGCTTTGGTTATCTCCAGGGATTTTACCGATTCTATGGCCTCTTTAAATCTGTTCAAATTCTCCAACGGGCTCGCTTGCGAGTTAAACATAAAAAGAGCCGATAAACCTTGCTGAACGGTGGATGTTTTCACGATGGTTACCTTTTTACCGTCTATCATATCTTTTACCGATTCGGCTGCCAAAATTATGTTTGAATTGTTCGGAAAAACGAAAATCTCTTGTGCGTTTATTCCTTCTATCGCTTCTTTGAACTGGGCTGTGCTGGGATTTGATGTTTGACCACCGTTAATGACTACATCCACTCCTATACTCTTGAATATGGATTCCCATCCATCTCCATTCGCGACCACTACTAGCCCGTATTTCTTCTTCTCGTCAGCTGGTACGTTCTCGTTCTTTATTATCTGATGATGCTGAATCTTCATGTTGTCTATTTTGGACTTCACAAGTTCTCCAAACTCCAAAGCCTTGTCTATGGCCTTGCCTGGCGTATTGGTATGAACATGGAATTTCAAGTAATCTCCCGAACTGACCAGTACGAGAGAATCACCCAACGAGTTATAAAAGCTTTTTAACGATGGCAGATCGACCTCCTTTGAAAGCTTTACAATTGCCTCTGTGCAGTATAAATACTTCAAATCTTCCTGGGATATCCGCACTATTTCTCTTGGACCTGCCGCTTCTATTTCAAGGTTTACATCTCTCTCACCATTCAAAGCTTTATAAAATCCTTCTATTATGTAGGAAAAACCTTTGGCTCCCGAGTCAACAACGCCAGCATCCCTTAGCTTTTTAAGAAGCTTCGGCGTCTCTTCCACCACCTCTTGTGCTCTTTGCCACACCTTTTTCATAAACTCCAGAAGGTTATCCGTTTCAAAACCTTCGCTCTCTTCTGCAAGCACCCTGATAACGGTAAGCATAGTCCCTTCCACGGGCTTTATAACGGCTCCGTAAGCAACTTCCTTTGCACTTTTCAGTGCTTGCACAAAATCGTGAGAATCAAGGCTTTTCTTTCCCTTGCATGCCTGGGCAAATCCCCTGAATATTTGGGAAAGGATTACACCAGAATTACCACGTGCACCCAAAAGCGTGCCGGTCTCTATGGCCTGCAAAACGGAAGGAAGATCACGCTTATTCAATTGCTCAATGTGTTTACACGCTTCAAGCAAAGCAGATGACATATTTGAACCTGTGTCACCATCTGGAACGGGAAAAACATTCAGCGTGTTTATTTCATCAACATGGGTAAGCAAAACTTCCGTTCCCTTTTTAAAAGCGATAGCAAATAGCTCTCCATCAATTCTTTTCACAACGCAAACTCACGTTTTTAACGTGAGAAAACACCTCCTTTGACAAAACAGAAAAATGTTAAAAACTCACATCGACGACGTGTACGTTAACTTCCAGAGGTTCCTTTCCTGCATAATTTGTAAGATTGTATATGATACTGTCTTGCAAATTCTTTGCCACTTGTGGTATGTTCGTCCCGTATTCTACCACAACGTAAATATCAGCTTTTATGTTCACACCGTCGTCCACAAGTTTTATGCCCTTGTCAACATCGCTGAACATGGAAACGATGCCTGACAAAACGGACGGATTTGACAGGTCAACGATGCCGTAACTGTTGATCATCGCCTCTCTTATCAAAGCTTTTAAGGCTTGTGAAGAAACTTCTATCTCTCCATACTCGGTAGAAAATTTCAATTTCATCCCTCCCACTTTCTTGTCTTCAGAGTGAAAAACATCCTTTCCGCGATTTTTTCAGCTGAAAGGCCAACATTTTCCAACAATTCTTTTCTTGTGCCATGTCCTACAAAAGTGTCTTCTATTCCTATCGCATCTATTTTATCTCTAAATCCTTCTAATTTTAAAATTATCGCCGATCCAAAACCTCCGATTTTCGTACCTTCTTCCATCGTCCAAATTCGCGGAGAAAATTTTACCTTTTCCAAGGTTTCAATGTCAAGCGGTTTAACGCTTCTACAGTCGTAAACCGAAACCGAAAAACCTTTTTCCTTCAAAATCCCAGCAGCTTCTACGGCAACTTTAACCATAGACCCCACTGCAAGTATTGTACCATCTTTTCCGTTAACAACTTCTTTCCATTTGAATGGATTATCAAGAGTTGGAGCTGACAAGATGTCTGTCATGTTAACAGTTTCGCTTTCTCTCGGATATCTTATCGCAACAGGCCCTTTTACCCTTCCAACAACAGACTTCATTATAGAGGAAAGCTCTTTCATCGAAGAAGGAGCCAAAATTTTCATGTTGGGAATAAAGTTCAAATATGAGATGTCAAACGCTCCGTGGTGAGTTGGCCCATCTTCTCCAACCAATCCAGCTCTATCTATGGCAAAAACGACATCCAAATTTTGTAATGCCACATCATGAATTATTTGGTCAAAGGCCCTTTGAAGGAATGTGGAATATATGGCAACGACAGGCTTCAATCCAAGAGTTGCGGCACCAGCGGCAAAGGTTGTGCATAAACTTTCTGTGATGCCAAAATCGTAAAATTTCTCGGGATGCTTTTCATGAAAGAATTTCAAGCCAGTTCCCTCTTCCATAGCGGCCGTTATTCCTATTACCCTCTCATCGATGTCGGCTATCAGAGATAGAACTCTGCCAAAGACCTCGCTGTAAGAATGCTTTTCCTTCTTCACTTCCAGGGATATGCCAGTTTTAGGATCTATCATCGAAACGCCATGAAACTTAGTCGGATTTTCTTCCGCATATGAAACGCCTTTGCCTTTTTTTGTAACAACGTGAATCACGGCAGGTCCTTCTATTTCCTTTAAACTTTCAAAAGTCCTGATCAACATTTTAACATCATGTCCATCAATGGGTCCGATGTATTTCAATCCCATTTCTTCAAAAAAGTTGTTGGACAAGATGAGTTTTTTTATGGATAGTTTTATCTTGTCGGCTATGTATTCTAAATCGTTTTCTTTCAAAAGATCGTAGAATTTGTTGTCGATGATTCTATACCCTTTTGATGTCCTAAGCCTGGTTAGAATTTTTTTTGAAAGTTGGCCAACACTTGGAGAAATACTCATACCATTATCGTTAAGGACTATTTTCACCCTTGAAGAGACACCCTTTATTTGATTCAAAGCCTCAAGAGCTGTCCCTGATGTCATCGCTCCATCTCCAATTATGGCTATTACTTCCCCACCCTTTTTTAAGAATTTGTTCGCCGCTTCTATTCCCAAAGCCGCTGAAATGGACGTCGCAGCGTGCCCAACTCCAAATCTATCGTAAGGGGATTCGTGAATATTTGGATAGCCGCTAATTCCGCCAGATTTTCTTATTTCTGAAAGCATTTTAGCCCGCCCAGTAAGGATCTTATGTGTGTAAGCTTGATGCCCTGTATCCCACACCAGAAAATTTTCATCCGGAGGAAAGATTTTGTAAAGTGCCAATGTCAACTCAACTGTTCCCAAATTAGAGGCCATATGGCCGTTTCCGGCACTTACAACCTGTGTTATGTATTTTCGGATAACTTGCGCTAAATCGGATATTTCATTGCACGACATCTCTTTTAGTTTTCTAAAAAGGGGTTCATCTTTAAAAATATCAGGAGTTTCCATCACTTTCGATCTCCTTTTCCAAATCCCCAAGCACCTCTTTTACAGTTAAAGAAGCTGAATTAATCAGATTTTTGCACCTTTTGTAGAGTTCTACACCCCTTTTGAAGAGTCTTAACGATTCTTCCAAAGATATCTCTTCATTTTCCATACGCTCAAGAGTGTTTTCCAACTCCTTATAGGCCTCTTCGAAGGAGAGCTCTTCAATTTTTTTAGGAGTTTCTTCCACTTTTCTGTACCTCCTTAACATTTGCAGAAACTCTTCCATCTGCAAACACGATCTTCAACAGATCATCCTTTTTTACATTTCTTATTGAGCTTACCAATCTTTCATCCTTGTAAACAAGTGAATATCCCTTCTTCAAAGGAATATTCGGATCGTAAGCTTTCAATTCACTTTGCAATTTATCTAAAACGTACATTCTTTTTTCCGTAATCGAGAACATGATATTTTTTAAATTGTTGAAGGTGTTTTCTATCCTTTCGTCAAATATCTCCACATCTCTTACCGCCCGAGCGTGCTTCAAAGCCTCTTCATCTCGTATAAGTGCTTGTTCCCTTCTTTCTATAAAATTCAAAGCATTTCTTTTAATCTTTTCATACATTCCTTTCACGCTCTGTTCTCTTAATTGAAGGGCTCTCGAAGGCGATCTGGATCTCAACCTCTCCCTTAAGTGTTCAACGTCCGAAACGTACCCCGATAACTTATTCAAAAAAGAAGACGCAATGCTTCTAAAAATACCATCGATTCGTGCGCTCACGTCCCTAATCTCCGGAGTGGCTCTTTCCGCCGCCCCTGTTGGTGTTGGTGCTCTTAAATCAGCCACATAATCAACCAACGTCGTGTCCACTTCGTGCCCGACTCCACTTATCACCGGTTTGTTCATGCTGTAAACTTTTCTCACAACGCCTTCTTCGTTAAAGTTCCACAAGTCTTCAATACTTCCGCCACCGCGGACCAACAAAACAACATCGGCGTCTGAGTTGTCGGCAGCTTCCAACGCGTCTATTATTTGCGGGACAGCCGATTTACCTTGAACTCCCGTGTGAAAAAGCAGAATTTCAACCATTGGATATCTTTTTCTGACGGTGTTGAGGACATCCTGAAAAGCCGCGGAAGTTCTGGAGGCAACGACGGCTATCTTCTTTGGAAAAACTGGAATTTCTTTTTTTTGTTTATCAAAGATACCTTCCATCATCAGCTTCTTCTTCAAAGCTTCAAATTGCCGGTAAAGCTCCCCCAGGTCTTTTCCCTCTTCTATTGATTCCGTGTAAAGTTGGTACGCTCCACGCTTTGTGTAAACACGTATAGACCCGTACGCTTTTATCACCATTCCATCATCTATCTTTCTTTTGTGGAGCTTGTAAACGGCATTAAACATCACGCAGTTTACCAGACAATCTGCTTCCTTAAGAGAAAAATAGGCGTGGGGACCCGAATATTTGAAATTCGAAACTTCCCCACGGACGGCAATGTTATTTAAAACAGAGTCAGATTTTAAATCTTGCATTATCCTTTGGGTGAGTTCAACTACACCCATTTCGTTGTATTCTATCATTGATTGTTAAGTTGAGCCGCTTTTACCACGTTTCTCATCAATATGGCACTTGTCACGCTTCCTACGCCACCAGGTACCTTGGAAACGGATGCTTTTTGAGAAACAGACTCAAAGTCCACATCTCCAACCACTTTTCCATTTACAACGTTTATTCCAACGTCTATTACCACAGCACCTTCTTTTACCCATTCAGCATCAAACATCTTTGCCTTTCCAACGGCCGCGATCAAAACGTCGGCATTTTTCGTTTTTTCCTTCAAATCACGCGTTTTAGAGTGGCACACCGTTACCGTTGCGTCTTTGGAAAGCATCATCAACGATAAAGGTTTTCCAACGGTTGTACTTCTTCCGACAATGGTAACGTTGGCACCCTTTAAATCCACTTTATAATAATCCAACAATTCCATGACAGCCTGAGCGGTGCAAGGGGTAAAAGACTCAACGCCTAAAAGCACCTTACCTAAATTCTGAGGAGTTCTTCCCTCCACATCTTTTAAAGGATTTAAACTCTCCAACACCGCTATCTCATTCACACCTTGTGGAACTGGGTGCATGATCATTATTCCACTTATCTTCTTATCATCGTTCAATTTTTTGACGTCTTCTATTATGTGCTCTCCATCCGTAACAACCTTTGCAAAATCTATTCCCAGCTTTTCGCAATTTTTCTTTATCGAATTCAAGTAAACATCAGTTGATCTGTCAGCTGAAGAAACAACACACCTCAAAGCCGGGGTTATTCCCTCGGCTTTGAGAGCGCTTATTTCCTCTTTTGTGCTTTCTTTTATCTTTTTAGAAAGTTCTGCCCCAGATAAAACCATAGATCGCATCTCCTCGCGCCAAATCAGAAAAGTCCTGTTATCTTTCCATCTTCATCTATATCTATCATTTGGGCTGCGGGAACTTTCGGCAATCCAGGCATAGTCATTATTTCTCCAGCTATTGGAACTATGAAGCCAGCACCATTTGAAAGGAAAACTTCTCTGACTGTAAAGGTATACCCACTTGGCGCGCCTACGACTTTAGGATCATCGCTCAAAGAAGCTTGAGTCTTTGCCATAATTATCGGAAGATTTCCTTTTCCTTCTTTCTCTATCTTTCTAATATCCGATAACGCTTTGGAGGTGTAAACAACATTTCCAGCTCTATATATTTCCTTCGCAAGTATCTCTATCTTCTCCTTAACCGGCGCTTCCCAATCGTACAGTTGATGGAAATTGTTTCCATCTTCATCTGCCGATTTGGCAACTTCTCTCGCGAGTTCCTCTGCGCCGGCTCCACCTTTTGCCCAGGCTTCGTTCAGCGCAATTCTTACTCCCATACCTTTGACAAAATCTTCTACGATCTTCAATTCAGCATCGGTATCCGTTTCAAATTTGTTGAGTGCAACGACAAGTGGCAATCCAAATTTTTTCACGTTTTCTATGTGCACTTTGAGATTTTCCAAGCCTTTCTTCAGAGCTTCCAAATTTTCTTGCTTCAATTCTTTCTTATCCATTCCACCGTGCATTTTCAAAGCTCTAACTGTTGCGACAAGTACAACGGTATCCGGTTTTAGATCTGCGTATTTCGAAACGACATCAAAGAACTTTTCTCCACCCAGATCGGCGGCAAAACCAGTTTCGGTTATGACGTAATCTGCCAGTTTAAGGGCAAGCTTTGTCGCCACGATGGTATTCGTTCCATGCGCTATGTTTGCAAAAGGTCCACCATGCACAAAAGCAGGCGTGTGTTCTATGGTTTGAACAAGGTTTGGATTTATGGCGTCTCTAAGCAGAGCGGCCATCGCGCCTTCCGCTTTCAGCTGACCGGCGGTAACGTATTTTCCCTTTCTGGTTTGACCTATTATTATATTTGATAGTCTTCTCTTAAGATCTGAAAGATCGTTTGCAAGACAAAGAATCGCCATAATTTCAGAAGCAGCGGTTATCACAAATCTATCCTCTCGGGGATATCCATTTCCCTTTCCGCCCAATGAAATCACTATTTGTCTTAACGCACGATCGTTCATATCTATGGCTCTTGGCCAGGTGATTCTCCTGGCGTCTATATCCAATTCGTTTCCATGGTGAATGTGAGCATCTATCATGGCTGAAAGAAGATTGTGTGCAGCACTTATAGCATGCATGTCGCCCGTAAAATGAAGGTTTATATCTTCCATGGGAAGCACCTGAGCGTATCCTCCTCCCGCGGCACCTCCTTTTATTCCGAAAACAGGACCTAACGACGGCTCTCTTAAAGTTACGAGGGCTTTCTTTCCTATTCTATTCATTCCCTGGGCAAGTCCAACACTGGTGGTGGTTTTTCCTTCACCAGCTGGTGTAGGTGTTATTGCGGTAACAATTATGAGCTTTCCATTTGGTTTGTCTTCCAACTTTTTCAAAAGCTGATGAGGAACTTTGGCAACGTACTTTCCATATGGTAGTAGGTCCTCTTCATTTATACCAATCATCTTCGCTATATCGTTTATTGGTTTTAATTCAACACTTTGAGCTATTTCAATATCACTTTTCATACTTCCTTGTGGCAAAGTGACCACGAATTCTGTGTGTCGTGGAGAAGTGCCACGTTCACCTACCTTTCTAAAGATTTTTATGGATTTCTACATCTTTGACTTTCACCCCTTATAGGCCACGTTTGCTAGGGGGAGCAAAATTTTTAGCTATCCTATCCAAAACT contains:
- a CDS encoding DAK2 domain-containing protein translates to MKRIDGELFAIAFKKGTEVLLTHVDEINTLNVFPVPDGDTGSNMSSALLEACKHIEQLNKRDLPSVLQAIETGTLLGARGNSGVILSQIFRGFAQACKGKKSLDSHDFVQALKSAKEVAYGAVIKPVEGTMLTVIRVLAEESEGFETDNLLEFMKKVWQRAQEVVEETPKLLKKLRDAGVVDSGAKGFSYIIEGFYKALNGERDVNLEIEAAGPREIVRISQEDLKYLYCTEAIVKLSKEVDLPSLKSFYNSLGDSLVLVSSGDYLKFHVHTNTPGKAIDKALEFGELVKSKIDNMKIQHHQIIKNENVPADEKKKYGLVVVANGDGWESIFKSIGVDVVINGGQTSNPSTAQFKEAIEGINAQEIFVFPNNSNIILAAESVKDMIDGKKVTIVKTSTVQQGLSALFMFNSQASPLENLNRFKEAIESVKSLEITKAIRDSKIKDTEIKEGEYIGFVDGNLVCSKKTLDESVFCTLDSASAGSADIITLFYGKDVTESDAQVIFKEIQIRYPSVDVEMYYGGQAHYYYLISVE
- a CDS encoding bifunctional 5,10-methylenetetrahydrofolate dehydrogenase/5,10-methenyltetrahydrofolate cyclohydrolase, coding for MVLSGAELSKKIKESTKEEISALKAEGITPALRCVVSSADRSTDVYLNSIKKNCEKLGIDFAKVVTDGEHIIEDVKKLNDDKKISGIMIMHPVPQGVNEIAVLESLNPLKDVEGRTPQNLGKVLLGVESFTPCTAQAVMELLDYYKVDLKGANVTIVGRSTTVGKPLSLMMLSKDATVTVCHSKTRDLKEKTKNADVLIAAVGKAKMFDAEWVKEGAVVIDVGINVVNGKVVGDVDFESVSQKASVSKVPGGVGSVTSAILMRNVVKAAQLNNQ
- a CDS encoding Asp23/Gls24 family envelope stress response protein, giving the protein MKFSTEYGEIEVSSQALKALIREAMINSYGIVDLSNPSVLSGIVSMFSDVDKGIKLVDDGVNIKADIYVVVEYGTNIPQVAKNLQDSIIYNLTNYAGKEPLEVNVHVVDVSF
- the xseB gene encoding exodeoxyribonuclease VII small subunit, yielding MEETPKKIEELSFEEAYKELENTLERMENEEISLEESLRLFKRGVELYKRCKNLINSASLTVKEVLGDLEKEIESDGNS
- a CDS encoding formate--tetrahydrofolate ligase produces the protein MKSDIEIAQSVELKPINDIAKMIGINEEDLLPYGKYVAKVPHQLLKKLEDKPNGKLIIVTAITPTPAGEGKTTTSVGLAQGMNRIGKKALVTLREPSLGPVFGIKGGAAGGGYAQVLPMEDINLHFTGDMHAISAAHNLLSAMIDAHIHHGNELDIDARRITWPRAIDMNDRALRQIVISLGGKGNGYPREDRFVITAASEIMAILCLANDLSDLKRRLSNIIIGQTRKGKYVTAGQLKAEGAMAALLRDAINPNLVQTIEHTPAFVHGGPFANIAHGTNTIVATKLALKLADYVITETGFAADLGGEKFFDVVSKYADLKPDTVVLVATVRALKMHGGMDKKELKQENLEALKKGLENLKVHIENVKKFGLPLVVALNKFETDTDAELKIVEDFVKGMGVRIALNEAWAKGGAGAEELAREVAKSADEDGNNFHQLYDWEAPVKEKIEILAKEIYRAGNVVYTSKALSDIRKIEKEGKGNLPIIMAKTQASLSDDPKVVGAPSGYTFTVREVFLSNGAGFIVPIAGEIMTMPGLPKVPAAQMIDIDEDGKITGLF
- the xseA gene encoding exodeoxyribonuclease VII large subunit; its protein translation is MIEYNEMGVVELTQRIMQDLKSDSVLNNIAVRGEVSNFKYSGPHAYFSLKEADCLVNCVMFNAVYKLHKRKIDDGMVIKAYGSIRVYTKRGAYQLYTESIEEGKDLGELYRQFEALKKKLMMEGIFDKQKKEIPVFPKKIAVVASRTSAAFQDVLNTVRKRYPMVEILLFHTGVQGKSAVPQIIDALEAADNSDADVVLLVRGGGSIEDLWNFNEEGVVRKVYSMNKPVISGVGHEVDTTLVDYVADLRAPTPTGAAERATPEIRDVSARIDGIFRSIASSFLNKLSGYVSDVEHLRERLRSRSPSRALQLREQSVKGMYEKIKRNALNFIERREQALIRDEEALKHARAVRDVEIFDERIENTFNNLKNIMFSITEKRMYVLDKLQSELKAYDPNIPLKKGYSLVYKDERLVSSIRNVKKDDLLKIVFADGRVSANVKEVQKSGRNS
- the dxs gene encoding 1-deoxy-D-xylulose-5-phosphate synthase, producing METPDIFKDEPLFRKLKEMSCNEISDLAQVIRKYITQVVSAGNGHMASNLGTVELTLALYKIFPPDENFLVWDTGHQAYTHKILTGRAKMLSEIRKSGGISGYPNIHESPYDRFGVGHAATSISAALGIEAANKFLKKGGEVIAIIGDGAMTSGTALEALNQIKGVSSRVKIVLNDNGMSISPSVGQLSKKILTRLRTSKGYRIIDNKFYDLLKENDLEYIADKIKLSIKKLILSNNFFEEMGLKYIGPIDGHDVKMLIRTFESLKEIEGPAVIHVVTKKGKGVSYAEENPTKFHGVSMIDPKTGISLEVKKEKHSYSEVFGRVLSLIADIDERVIGITAAMEEGTGLKFFHEKHPEKFYDFGITESLCTTFAAGAATLGLKPVVAIYSTFLQRAFDQIIHDVALQNLDVVFAIDRAGLVGEDGPTHHGAFDISYLNFIPNMKILAPSSMKELSSIMKSVVGRVKGPVAIRYPRESETVNMTDILSAPTLDNPFKWKEVVNGKDGTILAVGSMVKVAVEAAGILKEKGFSVSVYDCRSVKPLDIETLEKVKFSPRIWTMEEGTKIGGFGSAIILKLEGFRDKIDAIGIEDTFVGHGTRKELLENVGLSAEKIAERMFFTLKTRKWEG
- the greA gene encoding transcription elongation factor GreA, whose protein sequence is MKEKIVLTREGYESLKKELGELRERLMNDVAQKIKEAREYGDLSENSEYDEAKNEQGKINSRISEIEEILSHAVVVEESKNVHEINIGSVVKLKDLNTGKEMKIRVVTSQESDIFKNKISVDSPLGEALYKKHLGETVRVKAPNGAKKYLVLDVSNGTL